From the genome of Gemmatimonas phototrophica, one region includes:
- a CDS encoding Ig domain-containing protein, translating to MRATLRREEEETAFRVFDLTLASPRKMVTAAADGTDYRARLSARDARGEELAYFERKLRIGLGEDVLIEGECFRLDVDVIFPAQVTAGATQPLNIKVTRFRPRLETRNVVSNADVTITVVGGDAASGFGTTNAAGEFTTTIRPAVGPPSITVIIEVETENGSTSVRVTRPITSATPRVLTTSLPSATIGTFYDVALASTGVTGPPTWTVVTGSLPAGITLNASTGRLSGTPTTASTSRFSVRVAGTTASDPQELELVVQLGQGVRTYQGSTLTTRSNSTTVNRTCSLRTLRALFRGTSFDVSVVAPGGTSAECSLTTVQEGSFIPISPSGAFDHTTRGPGTSTGRLQRWVGTITAGGLTLRYEQGLAIPGTLTIDPAQIIFRIDFSGSPM from the coding sequence GTGCGCGCCACACTGCGTCGTGAGGAAGAGGAGACGGCCTTTCGCGTCTTCGACCTCACGCTGGCCTCACCGCGCAAGATGGTGACCGCGGCGGCCGATGGTACGGACTACCGCGCGCGACTCTCGGCCCGCGATGCGCGCGGTGAAGAGCTGGCGTACTTCGAACGCAAATTGCGGATTGGCCTCGGAGAAGACGTGCTCATCGAAGGCGAATGCTTTCGGCTGGATGTGGACGTGATCTTCCCCGCCCAGGTCACCGCCGGCGCAACACAGCCGCTCAACATCAAGGTGACGCGTTTTCGGCCTCGCCTCGAAACGCGCAACGTGGTGTCGAACGCCGACGTGACGATCACCGTCGTCGGTGGCGACGCGGCAAGCGGGTTCGGCACCACCAACGCCGCCGGCGAGTTCACCACCACGATTCGGCCGGCCGTCGGCCCGCCGAGCATCACCGTGATCATCGAGGTGGAGACAGAAAACGGCAGCACATCGGTGCGCGTGACGCGCCCGATCACGAGCGCGACGCCGCGCGTGCTCACCACGTCGCTGCCGTCCGCCACGATTGGCACGTTCTACGACGTGGCGTTGGCTTCGACGGGCGTGACCGGCCCCCCCACGTGGACGGTGGTCACGGGCTCACTCCCCGCCGGCATCACCCTCAATGCCTCCACCGGGCGACTCAGCGGGACGCCGACCACCGCCAGCACGAGCCGCTTCAGCGTCCGCGTTGCCGGCACCACGGCCAGTGATCCGCAGGAGCTGGAGCTGGTGGTGCAACTGGGCCAGGGCGTGCGCACGTACCAGGGCTCGACACTCACCACCCGCAGCAATAGCACGACGGTGAATCGCACCTGTTCACTGCGAACGCTCCGCGCCCTGTTCCGCGGCACGAGCTTCGACGTGAGTGTCGTGGCGCCCGGGGGCACCTCGGCCGAATGCTCCCTGACGACGGTGCAGGAAGGCAGCTTCATCCCGATCTCCCCGTCCGGCGCCTTCGACCATACCACCAGAGGACCGGGGACCAGTACCGGGCGCCTGCAGCGCTGGGTCGGCACCATTACGGCGGGGGGACTCACCCTGCGCTACGAGCAGGGCCTGGCCATCCCGGGTACGCTCACCATCGATCCGGCACAGATCATCTTCCGGATCGACTTCTCAGGTTCGCCAATGTGA
- a CDS encoding S8 family serine peptidase produces MSPRIARAAALWRPRRPVLLALLVGTLAACGGGDSGESTAPMMVPPPPAAVASVTMTPDSADLALAGTLQLSAVARDAQGATLTGRSATWTSSEPTIATVSTAGLVTAVAAGRVQITVSVEGQTASALLRVRGVADTLRGDAAAAAAAAIPLRVARPRAEDYRTDHPELGKVTISINTVMVLLEPAATIGQLNALLRNVDAQVVGGVPGAAQAAGVLVLRLPTRTHAELAAAMTTLRQSPLIRAVVEDLELEGAVVSAESSDAESAAWRWGTVATTMADGNWGLKAMRVPQLWNLDDFIRRDGATTVTAVFDGGFPAHPDLRVASDITPSDVVTSEKGRRHGTHVAGTIAATYDNGLGVDGVNPFARLVVKGGAYVSTFLTGFAELLMSTPSAGRPRVVNISLNYNWGEKGVNTALQDSARTRAQRQGLMVEAMMASVQLTSGSLPLVIVSAGNDRNFFPAQDARFASPFTNAAIERGVKAIVVVEALQLTEGGTLSEAAFSNDGGHLSAPGVQIMSTLPVAGGAQPYGRLSGTSMATPHVAGLVGYLLALDPSFPAPTMTSNPMLDLLRATARPVAGASPGVDAFAAAIEMDRVRGNDRVLRALVDVDDGTIDGNMRVDLRTMQPVLGDAAGARDGRIDMRDFRRWRDHQLQAEGNDDAVLDGSSNHPKRDLNVDGRPNRTENVFPRTDFNGDGRLAFLDESPMTGIFGGARRTDLQVLQRLFDDPDYSRTICRNWSTRATCSSIPWPAWRCPGPPTCAPHCVVRKRRRPFASSTSRWPHRARW; encoded by the coding sequence ATGTCCCCTCGTATTGCTCGCGCCGCTGCCCTCTGGCGCCCTCGTCGCCCTGTCTTGCTCGCCCTGCTGGTCGGTACGCTGGCGGCGTGTGGCGGCGGCGATAGCGGGGAGAGCACGGCGCCGATGATGGTGCCCCCGCCGCCCGCAGCGGTGGCCAGTGTCACGATGACACCCGATTCCGCCGACCTCGCGCTCGCCGGCACCCTGCAGCTGTCGGCGGTCGCGCGCGATGCCCAAGGGGCGACCCTCACAGGCCGATCCGCCACCTGGACGAGCTCGGAGCCGACCATCGCGACCGTCTCCACCGCCGGACTGGTCACGGCCGTGGCCGCGGGGCGCGTGCAGATCACCGTCAGCGTAGAGGGGCAGACGGCCTCGGCGTTGCTCCGCGTGCGCGGGGTGGCCGATACGCTGCGCGGTGATGCGGCGGCGGCGGCGGCGGCGGCGATTCCCCTGCGCGTTGCACGGCCACGCGCGGAGGACTATCGCACCGACCACCCGGAGCTGGGCAAGGTGACCATTTCCATCAATACCGTCATGGTGCTGCTTGAGCCCGCGGCCACGATCGGTCAGCTCAATGCGCTGCTGCGCAATGTGGACGCACAGGTGGTGGGCGGCGTGCCGGGCGCGGCGCAGGCGGCCGGCGTGCTGGTGCTGCGACTGCCCACCCGTACACACGCCGAGCTGGCGGCGGCAATGACCACGCTGCGGCAGTCACCTCTGATACGGGCGGTGGTGGAAGATCTGGAACTGGAGGGCGCGGTCGTGAGCGCCGAGAGCAGCGACGCAGAGAGCGCCGCTTGGCGTTGGGGCACGGTCGCCACGACGATGGCGGATGGGAACTGGGGGCTTAAAGCCATGCGTGTGCCGCAACTCTGGAACCTCGACGACTTCATCCGTCGCGATGGGGCGACCACCGTCACTGCGGTCTTTGATGGCGGATTCCCCGCGCACCCGGATCTGCGCGTCGCGTCGGACATCACCCCCTCGGACGTCGTTACGTCCGAGAAGGGACGACGGCATGGCACCCACGTCGCCGGCACTATCGCCGCAACGTACGACAACGGCCTTGGCGTGGACGGCGTGAATCCCTTCGCGCGCCTGGTGGTGAAGGGCGGCGCGTACGTTTCCACCTTCCTGACCGGATTCGCCGAGTTGCTGATGAGCACGCCGTCAGCTGGACGGCCGCGCGTCGTGAATATAAGTCTGAATTACAACTGGGGTGAAAAAGGCGTCAACACCGCGCTGCAGGACTCGGCCCGGACGCGTGCGCAGCGGCAGGGGCTGATGGTCGAAGCCATGATGGCGTCGGTGCAGCTCACCAGCGGTTCGTTGCCGCTCGTGATCGTCTCAGCGGGTAACGATCGCAACTTTTTTCCGGCACAGGATGCCCGCTTTGCGTCGCCGTTCACCAACGCGGCGATCGAGCGCGGCGTGAAGGCAATCGTTGTGGTGGAGGCGCTGCAGCTTACCGAGGGCGGCACGCTCTCGGAGGCCGCATTCTCCAACGACGGTGGCCATCTCTCCGCGCCCGGCGTGCAGATCATGAGCACACTGCCGGTGGCGGGAGGCGCGCAGCCCTACGGGCGTTTGAGCGGGACCTCCATGGCGACGCCGCACGTGGCGGGCCTGGTGGGCTATCTGCTCGCGCTGGACCCATCGTTCCCGGCACCCACGATGACGAGCAACCCGATGCTCGACCTGCTGCGCGCCACCGCGCGACCGGTAGCTGGAGCATCGCCGGGCGTCGATGCCTTCGCCGCCGCGATCGAGATGGATCGGGTGCGCGGGAACGATCGCGTGCTGCGCGCGCTCGTTGATGTGGACGATGGCACGATCGATGGCAACATGCGCGTAGATCTGCGCACCATGCAGCCGGTGCTCGGTGATGCGGCCGGCGCGCGCGACGGTCGCATCGACATGCGGGATTTCCGCCGCTGGCGCGACCATCAGTTGCAGGCGGAAGGCAACGACGATGCGGTGCTCGATGGTTCGTCGAATCATCCCAAGAGGGATCTCAATGTCGACGGCCGGCCGAACAGGACGGAGAACGTGTTTCCGCGCACCGACTTCAATGGCGACGGCCGGCTGGCGTTCCTTGACGAGTCTCCGATGACGGGCATCTTCGGCGGCGCGCGGCGCACCGACCTGCAGGTGCTGCAGCGACTCTTCGACGACCCCGACTACTCGAGGACGATCTGCCGAAACTGGTCGACTCGGGCGACCTGCTCTTCGATCCCGTGGCCTGCCTGGCGGTGCCCGGGACCGCCAACGTGCGCGCCACACTGCGTCGTGAGGAAGAGGAGACGGCCTTTCGCGTCTTCGACCTCACGCTGGCCTCACCGCGCAAGATGGTGA